Proteins from a genomic interval of Candidatus Cloacimonas sp.:
- the purM gene encoding phosphoribosylformylglycinamidine cyclo-ligase, giving the protein MDILKNSMDYCNAGVNIAAGEAAVKAIKNKVRSTYNTNVLSEIGSFGGLYKIDKQSWQNPVLVSSTDGVGTKLLVAIMANEYHSIGQDLVNHCVNDILVQGAKPQFFLDYISVGKLEPAIVEIIIKGMIVACKQNSCALIGGEMAEMPDLYKDREFDLAGTIVGIVEQEQILPRSKIKPGDQLISLPSSGLHTNGYSLARKIIFTQQKLSLESYLTECQATIGELLLSIHRSYFPLLESYLTSPDLKGLAHITGGGIAGNLKRILPENIGARITLKKEDIPPFFHWLQHTGKLSDATMRETFNLGTGMLCVVENSSIDKYLTIKGARWVGEIVARNQLIDKVEFI; this is encoded by the coding sequence ATGGACATCCTGAAAAATAGTATGGATTATTGTAACGCCGGAGTTAATATTGCTGCAGGTGAAGCAGCGGTTAAAGCAATTAAAAATAAAGTCCGCTCTACCTATAATACAAATGTTCTAAGTGAAATAGGTAGCTTTGGCGGATTGTATAAAATAGATAAACAAAGCTGGCAAAATCCTGTGCTCGTTTCCAGCACGGATGGCGTGGGCACAAAACTTTTAGTTGCTATAATGGCAAATGAATATCACTCTATTGGGCAAGACCTGGTAAATCACTGTGTAAATGATATCTTAGTCCAAGGGGCTAAACCCCAATTTTTTCTGGATTATATAAGCGTGGGTAAATTGGAACCGGCTATCGTGGAAATAATAATTAAGGGGATGATTGTTGCCTGCAAACAAAATTCTTGTGCTTTGATCGGAGGTGAGATGGCAGAAATGCCCGATCTCTATAAAGACAGGGAATTTGATTTGGCAGGAACGATTGTAGGAATTGTTGAACAGGAACAAATCCTTCCCCGTTCTAAAATTAAACCTGGAGACCAGCTTATCTCTTTGCCCAGCAGTGGATTGCATACAAATGGTTATTCCCTGGCTCGGAAGATTATTTTTACTCAACAAAAACTATCCTTAGAGAGCTACCTGACCGAATGTCAAGCTACAATAGGAGAACTTCTGTTAAGCATTCATCGCAGTTATTTTCCCCTGCTGGAAAGCTATCTGACCAGTCCCGATTTGAAGGGCTTAGCTCACATTACCGGAGGTGGAATTGCCGGTAATTTGAAAAGAATTCTTCCGGAAAATATCGGTGCCCGCATAACTCTTAAAAAAGAGGATATTCCCCCTTTCTTTCACTGGTTGCAACATACTGGAAAGCTTTCCGATGCCACAATGAGAGAAACATTTAATTTGGGAACCGGAATGCTCTGCGTAGTAGAGAACAGCTCTATTGACAA
- a CDS encoding PfkB family carbohydrate kinase: MSLVIVGSLGLDNISTPAGEVQNALGGSAIYGALAASLFTNTYIVGVVGNDFPIEGMNLLQQKGINLDGVEIKEGKTFRWSGKYTTWNRVETISTELNVFADFSPHLPESCKSCHSLLLANIHPALQLQVLNQVSGYSHLACDTMNFWIELCPKEIEKVLNRVEIVFMNEDEIRDYTSKPDIYSAAREVLAVGPKWVIVKRGEYGSVAISANDLFFAPAYPVENVKDPTGAGDSFAGAFMGYLADHDLLNHSIIKEAILYGTVMAAKNVSNFSIQGLTDIAKYELDSYKENLIKWTS; this comes from the coding sequence TTGAGCTTAGTAATAGTTGGTTCTTTAGGATTAGATAATATTTCAACGCCTGCCGGCGAAGTTCAAAATGCCTTAGGCGGTTCTGCAATTTATGGAGCTTTAGCAGCTTCTTTATTTACCAATACATATATTGTAGGAGTAGTAGGTAACGATTTTCCGATTGAGGGTATGAATCTATTACAACAAAAAGGCATAAATCTGGACGGAGTTGAAATAAAAGAAGGCAAAACCTTTCGCTGGAGCGGAAAATATACTACTTGGAACAGAGTGGAAACTATATCTACGGAATTAAATGTTTTTGCCGATTTTTCTCCGCATTTGCCTGAAAGCTGTAAAAGCTGCCATAGTTTACTGCTTGCTAATATTCATCCCGCTTTGCAGTTACAGGTATTAAATCAGGTATCAGGTTATTCTCACCTTGCCTGCGATACGATGAATTTCTGGATAGAACTATGCCCCAAAGAGATAGAAAAGGTTTTAAACAGGGTAGAAATTGTTTTTATGAATGAGGACGAAATTCGGGATTATACCTCAAAACCGGATATCTATTCTGCCGCAAGAGAAGTTCTTGCCGTGGGTCCCAAGTGGGTAATCGTAAAAAGAGGTGAATACGGTTCCGTAGCTATTTCCGCGAATGATCTGTTTTTCGCACCTGCCTATCCGGTTGAAAATGTTAAAGATCCTACCGGAGCAGGAGATAGCTTTGCCGGAGCTTTTATGGGTTATTTAGCAGACCACGATTTGCTAAATCATTCTATTATCAAGGAAGCTATTCTTTATGGAACAGTTATGGCGGCTAAGAATGTCTCCAATTTCAGCATTCAGGGTTTAACGGATATAGCAAAATACGAATTAGATTCCTACAAGGAAAACTTGATTAAATGGACATCCTGA
- a CDS encoding pyridoxal phosphate-dependent aminotransferase codes for MAIKLSNRCRLIKPSPTLSLSAKAKEMQDAGIDVISFSVGEPDFNTPDYIKAAAHKAIDANFTRYTNNAGIIELRQAICEKLLRDNGLQYSPKEILVSPGAKASIVNALTAVCDIKDQVLMATPYWVSYPYQVALANAEPVYIPTREEDGYKILPAELEKAITENPCSKVLIINSPGNPTGTVYTEAELANIAEVCVKHNILVISDEIYERLVYDEVKHISIASINEEIKQRTIVINGVSKAYAMTGWRLGYAAGPADIIAAAGMVQEHTTSCVNSITQRACVTALREEDDSIEQMRLEFARRRDFLFAELQKLPHITCFKPQGAFYIMPGIKWYLDNNNLNIRTSDDFCAKLLDEYYVALVSGNSFGMEGTVRFSYANSIENIKEGVQRFASFLAELSSGR; via the coding sequence ATGGCTATCAAGCTATCCAACCGCTGTCGTTTAATTAAGCCCTCGCCAACTTTAAGCTTATCTGCCAAGGCAAAGGAAATGCAAGATGCCGGAATTGATGTTATCAGTTTCAGCGTTGGAGAACCGGATTTTAATACTCCGGATTATATTAAGGCAGCCGCTCATAAAGCTATAGATGCCAATTTTACGCGTTATACCAATAATGCCGGAATTATAGAATTAAGACAGGCAATTTGTGAGAAACTGTTACGCGATAACGGATTGCAATATTCTCCCAAAGAAATTCTGGTTTCCCCGGGAGCAAAAGCATCCATTGTGAATGCGTTAACTGCTGTCTGCGATATTAAGGACCAAGTTTTAATGGCAACTCCCTATTGGGTTAGCTATCCCTATCAGGTTGCCCTGGCAAATGCAGAACCTGTTTATATTCCTACCCGCGAAGAAGATGGGTATAAAATTCTGCCTGCGGAATTAGAAAAAGCAATTACGGAAAATCCCTGTTCCAAAGTTCTAATTATCAATTCTCCCGGCAATCCTACAGGAACAGTTTATACTGAAGCAGAACTTGCCAATATAGCTGAGGTCTGCGTGAAACATAATATCCTGGTTATTTCCGATGAGATTTATGAACGCCTGGTTTATGATGAAGTGAAACATATCTCCATCGCCAGTATAAATGAAGAAATTAAACAGCGCACAATTGTAATCAACGGAGTTTCTAAAGCTTATGCAATGACGGGCTGGCGTCTTGGTTACGCTGCCGGACCCGCAGATATTATTGCAGCCGCAGGAATGGTTCAGGAACATACAACTTCCTGTGTAAATTCTATTACTCAAAGAGCTTGTGTAACTGCTTTAAGAGAAGAGGATGATTCCATAGAGCAAATGCGTCTGGAATTTGCCCGCCGCAGAGATTTCCTCTTTGCGGAATTGCAAAAACTGCCTCACATAACTTGCTTTAAACCTCAGGGCGCTTTTTATATTATGCCGGGAATAAAATGGTATCTGGATAATAATAATCTGAATATTAGAACTTCGGATGATTTCTGTGCTAAATTACTGGACGAGTATTATGTAGCTCTGGTATCAGGTAATTCTTTCGGAATGGAAGGAACCGTGCGTTTTTCTTATGCTAACAGTATAGAAAATATCAAAGAAGGAGTTCAGCGCTTTGCCTCTTTCCTGGCAGAGCTTTCCTCCGGGAGGTAA